In Malassezia vespertilionis chromosome 4, complete sequence, the DNA window cgctgcagtAGAAAAGCCGCCTGCGCTGGTCTGCTGGTCCAATGCACTAATGTTCAAGGCAGAGCTGGGGTTGATTGGCATATTGTCCATAGGCGGCAAACCGTTTGCCCTGCTCCCTTGAATATATGCCGTGGCGCCGGGATAGCTCACGCCGTCTTCTGGGTACGGGTGCGTCGCATTCAAACATGCTGACAAGGGGAGCACATGCTTGAATGCCTTCTCAATCTTGGGATATTCCTTGATAAATTCATTCATTGTGTTATCCGTAAGCTCGTGCGTAAGGACACCCACGCCATGGGTGTCCAGCGATCCGTTCTTGGCCTGGTCAATGATGTTTTGGTAGTTGCTGTTGATCTTGGACGTCGGAGACTTGCCGTCAGGGGTAATGTTCCAGTCGTCCGTGTCGTCGCTCCAAAGCATCGTGCGCAGACCAAGCGCGGTAGCAATCGCACGCACACGGTCGTCGACATCGCCATACGGAGGGCGCCAACAGCGCGGCGTAACACCCATCGTGTCTTTGATGATGCGCATCGTGTAATAAAGCTCAGCAAAAACTTGCGTATCCGTGAGCGTGGTCATGTACCGATGGGACCATGTGTGCACACAGATGTCGTGGCCCTCCGCAAAGCCGCGCTGGGCTTGCAAGGGCGTACTCAGAATATTGCCGCCAATGTAGAACAGCGTCGCTTTTAGCTCCTTCTCCTTCAAAAAGTCGTAGAATGCATTGTGCGAGCAGTTAGGGCCGTCGTCAAAGCTCAAGCCCCAAGAATTAGGAAGCGGGCATTCAGATACATCAGGCTGGAGTCGGTCGTGTTTTGGTTTGGTGCACGTCGACGCGGACCACCAGCAGTCGGGGTCTTTGTCAGCATCGTACCCCTCGTCACTGAACTCATAGTGCTCTTTGTCCGTAGTCGCCTTTTTATGCACGTCATTAGGAATAATTTTCTGGCTTTTTATATCTTCCCAAACCTTTCGGCCCTGGTCATCACCGTCCATAATGCTTGCAATCTTGTCTGCCTTGGGGTAATCCTTGAGCAGCTGTGAAAATGCGGGGTTCGAGCCGCCCTCGCATTCAACTTTGGCGTCGTTTGCAGACGCCATTTCTTGCGCATTCGATGGCTGAGCACGGCGAGAAAGGCCCCGGCGCAAATGGTTCGCTGCCATGTTGTCGTTCGTCGGCATTGAAAAGCCACGGCCCATGTGTGCGTCTGTCACAGAAAGACTCagaagcgcaagtgcgcatAGCGCATTTGTCACAGTAAGTTGCATGGTGGTTAAAAaagacgcggcgtgcttaTCTACCCTGTCGACGCTGTCTTACTTTGGCCGCGCAGACCTCGGAATACCTTTTACAAAACAGAGATGTTGCGCGTTTTCCTCACGGAAATGCGAGGACAGTAGTGCGCTAATGAAACCCTGATAAGCATGCAGATGTTACATATCATACCCAATCGTTTAATTTGTTTCGGAAAAACGGTGGCGCACCGCAAAGTTTGTCCAATACGTCATTGAGCCGTCGTGCCTTTCGCGCCTGTTCCTGCATAGATATTACCAAGAACGTGTCGGCGCCCCTGCAGCTAGAATTCACTGAGGCTGACAATTAAACGCTTGTCACGTGATTGTCGGCCTGTCCGCTCCGCTAGCGCAGGTATCCTCGTCGAGGTGGACatgcgtgccgcagcgacgcaaacGCACGCGTGAGGTGTAA includes these proteins:
- a CDS encoding uncharacterized protein (EggNog:ENOG503NY8A; COG:S; CAZy:CE4; SECRETED:SignalP(1-22); TransMembrane:1 (n8-19c27/28o455-478i)) — translated: MQLTVTNALCALALLSLSVTDAHMGRGFSMPTNDNMAANHLRRGLSRRAQPSNAQEMASANDAKVECEGGSNPAFSQLLKDYPKADKIASIMDGDDQGRKVWEDIKSQKIIPNDVHKKATTDKEHYEFSDEGYDADKDPDCWWSASTCTKPKHDRLQPDVSECPLPNSWGLSFDDGPNCSHNAFYDFLKEKELKATLFYIGGNILSTPLQAQRGFAEGHDICVHTWSHRYMTTLTDTQVFAELYYTMRIIKDTMGVTPRCWRPPYGDVDDRVRAIATALGLRTMLWSDDTDDWNITPDGKSPTSKINSNYQNIIDQAKNGSLDTHGVGVLTHELTDNTMNEFIKEYPKIEKAFKHVLPLSACLNATHPYPEDGVSYPGATAYIQGSRANGLPPMDNMPINPSSALNISALDQQTSAGGFSTAAAKASPDSGEETGKSKQGNKSTSSNAEKKDDNAAATLDVSVTLLAAFASVIAAIVVL